Proteins co-encoded in one Corylus avellana chromosome ca9, CavTom2PMs-1.0 genomic window:
- the LOC132162190 gene encoding small ribosomal subunit protein uS5x-like, whose amino-acid sequence MAERGGGDRGGFGRGFGGGRSRGDRGRGGRRRPRRDEEEKWVPVTKLGRLVKADKIKSLEQIYLHSLPIKEHQIVDQLCPGLKDEVMKIMPVQKQTRAGQRTRFKAFVVVGDNNGHVGLGVKCSKEVATAIRGAIILAKLSVIPVRRGYWGNKIGKPHTVPCKVTGKCGSVTVRMVPAPRGAGIVAARVPKKVLQFAGIDDVFTSSRGSTKTLGNFVKATFECLLKTYGFLTPDFWRETRFTKSPFQDHTDLLAKPVGKLILEEPERLDA is encoded by the exons ATGGCTGAGCGCGGTGGAGGTGACCGTGGTGGATTCGGCCGAGGCTTCGGTGGTGGTCGCTCGAGGGGAGACCGCGGCCGCGGAGGCCGGCGCAGGCCACGCCGTGACGAGGAGGAGAAATGGGTGCCGGTGACGAAGCTGGGGCGTCTTGTGAAGGCCGATAAGATAAAGTCGTTGGAACAGATCTACCTGCACTCGCTGCCCATCAAGGAGCATCAAATTGTCGACCAGCTCTGCCCTGGCCTCAAGGACGAGGTCATGAAGATCATGCCAGTGCAGAAGCAGACACGGGCCGGTCAGCGCACCCGATTCAAGGCATTCGTCGTCGTCGGCGACAACAACGGCCACGTCGGGCTCGGCGTGAAATGCAGTAAAGAAGTGGCAACCGCCATTCGTGGCGCCATTATACTGGCCAAGCTCTCTGTGATCCCCGTAAGGAGGGGTTACTGGGGGAACAAGATCGGCAAGCCCCATACTGTGCCGTGTAAGGTCACTGGTAAGTGCGGCTCCGTCACGGTCCGCATGGTGCCTGCGCCACGTGGAGCTGGAATTGTGGCCGCCAGGGTTCCCAAGAAGGTCCTCCAGTTTGCTGGGATCGATGACGTGTTTACCTCATCCAGAGGCTCCACTAAGACTCTTGGAAACTTCGTGAAG GCAACTTTTGAGTGTCTGCTGAAGACTTACGGGTTTCTTACACCAGACTTTTGGAGGGAAACTCGCTTTACAAAGTCTCCGTTCCAAGATCATACAGACCTGTTGGCAAAACCAGTTGGTAAGTTAATTTTGGAGGAGCCTGAGAGGCTTGATGCTTGA